The DNA segment CGCGCCCGCGTCGAGGTCGCCCTGGAACGCGCTGAACGGCACCATCTTCTGCCGGTTCTCCTCGAGCAGCCGCACGTCGGAGAAATACGCGAACGGGTTGTGCGACTTCACGTACGGATACGCCTTGTCGCCCAGGTAACCGGCGCTGGGCATGCTCGCCAGGTACGCCTTCCAGCTCACGCCCGCCTGCCCCATCTCGCGCGCGATATTGTTCTGCGTCACGATGTCGGCGAAGTTCAGGTCGTTGGAGATGATGTCGCCGGTGGTGAGCATGAAATAGTTCCCCAGCGACGGGTGGGTGTTGGCGTAGAAGTTGTCGGCCGAGGCCCACTCCTGCATCAGCCCGTTCAGGTAGGGCGCGTGCGGGTTCCCCACCACTCCCTCGTACTTCTGGTTCTCGAACACGACGAGGAAGACGCGGCGGCTGACCGGCCTGGTCTGGTGGACCGGTTCCGGCGGCAGGTTCACGTCGCTGACGCCGCGGCAGCTTTGCAGCACGGACGCGAGCGCGGTGATCAGGAGCAACGACAGCAGGGGCCGAGACGCACGCATCCGAGCAGGGACCTGGTTCCTGGGGCTGCAATCCCGTCGGATGCTGTGCTGCTGGCCGTGGTTGCTGCTGGCCCGGGCTGCTGCCGCTGCTCGCCACGAAATCTTTTTCCGTAACACTTCTACTCTGCTGGCCCGGCGCTTTGCGCCCGCTTTCCCGCTCTGTTAGTGTTACTTCTTCCCCGACAGCGTTCCTTCCACGGAGGCTTTCGATGGTCCTGATCCTCATCCTTGTCGTCCTGCTGGTGGTCGTCGGCGTCGTCATCGGCATGTACAACAGCCTGGTCGGCCTGCGCGTCCGCGCCGACAACGCCTGGTCCGACATCGACGTCCAGCTCAAGCGCCGCCACGACCTCATCCCCAATCTCGTCGAGACCGTGAAAGGCTACGCCGCGCACGAGAAGGGGACCTTCGAGAACGTCGCCAAGTTCCGCTCCATGGCGATGCAGGCCACCGGCCCCGCCGAGCGCGCCGCCGCCGAGGGACAGCTCACCATGGCGCTCAAGAGCCTGTTCGCCGTCGCCGAGCAGTACCCGCAGCTGCGCGCCTCGGAGAACTTCCAGAGCCTGCAGAACTCGCTCAACCAGGTAGAGAACTCGCTCCAGGAATCGCGC comes from the Terriglobales bacterium genome and includes:
- a CDS encoding alkaline phosphatase family protein, encoding MRASRPLLSLLLITALASVLQSCRGVSDVNLPPEPVHQTRPVSRRVFLVVFENQKYEGVVGNPHAPYLNGLMQEWASADNFYANTHPSLGNYFMLTTGDIISNDLNFADIVTQNNIAREMGQAGVSWKAYLASMPSAGYLGDKAYPYVKSHNPFAYFSDVRLLEENRQKMVPFSAFQGDLDAGALPAFVYVVPDQTRNMHDCEDGTRDCSNDEKIAAGDEWLQSVVEPILASNA
- a CDS encoding LemA family protein, yielding MVLILILVVLLVVVGVVIGMYNSLVGLRVRADNAWSDIDVQLKRRHDLIPNLVETVKGYAAHEKGTFENVAKFRSMAMQATGPAERAAAEGQLTMALKSLFAVAEQYPQLRASENFQSLQNSLNQVENSLQESRRYYNAVVRDLNTKIATFPSNIIAGMFGFTPRQFFELTAPAEREAPAVKF